From one Xyrauchen texanus isolate HMW12.3.18 chromosome 17, RBS_HiC_50CHRs, whole genome shotgun sequence genomic stretch:
- the LOC127657719 gene encoding sorcin-like: MNYQGYGAPAAAGGFAGGFPGQQQQDPLYGYFVAVAGQDGQISAEELQTCLTQANFSGGYKPFNIETCRLMVSMLDRDMSCSMGFNEFKELWAVLNGWKQHFISIDRDRSGTVDSQEMNQAITSMGYRLSPQAMNAITKRFSSNGKILFDDYVACCVKLRSLTDLFRKRDQAQQGMAAFQYDDFIQCTMSI; the protein is encoded by the exons atgaattatCAGGGATACGGCGCACCAGCTGCTGCGGGCGGG TTTGCAGGTGGATTTCCTGGCCAGCAGCAGCAGGACCCTCTGTACGGATACTTCGTTGCAGTCGCTGGTCAA gATGGCCAAATATCTGCAGAAGAACTTCAAACTTGTTTGACCCAGGCCAACTTCTCTGGAGGCTACAAAC CTTTCAATATTGAGACGTGTCGGCTGATGGTCAGCATGCTTGAT AGAGATATGTCTTGCTCAATGGGCTTCAATGAGTTTAAGGAGTTGTGGGCAGTGCTGAACGGTTGGAAGCAGCACTTTATAAGTATTGACAGGGACAGGAGCGGTACAGTTGACTCACAGGAAATGAACCAGGCCATCACTTCCATGG GTTACAGGTTGAGTCCTCAGGCCATGAATGCTATAACAAAGCGTTTCAGCTCTAATGGAAAGATCTTGTTTGATGATTATGTTGCGTGTTGCGTCAAACTGAGGAGCTTGACTG ACCTGTTCAGAAAGAGGGACCAGGCTCAACAAGGAATGGCAGCATTTCAATATGATGAT TTCATCCAGTGCACCATGAGCATCTGA